Proteins encoded within one genomic window of Phototrophicus methaneseepsis:
- a CDS encoding GAF domain-containing protein, whose amino-acid sequence MNRTLRTIFNLRHDYNDPIDQIRARGLFISAILTCILVIIYVGIHLIDVMLGAPLVMERAATGLGLPLGILILFLLQRGDLRIASLIMVGILLLFGGISTLNGVDDAGSSMIIISIVMSSFLFGHAGTLILTFIGVSFIVVGSQFPILPQTTTLVDQQHLLFAAIVLAIASLMRIFDTSMQQFTRKVSVGLAEAAATNHDIANYDLREGELPLLRLVIEHIETDLQFDTAQIYLLEPEGEQVKRVVRTLNILQTTTLPLTYINNTVLEAARAKRAEVINLRDPLERSSHLLAGMQTAIIVPMYSNDQFIGLIDIQSHLLNALDRSMVGILQVIATQLGTMLQHMRMIQTLENDLAEEEHVVLQQRLQLDTLRKGTGKQLAFAPLSEAAASPQDEVMGFDIIDGMLHTAPATDISEEMRQVLDKNELYITLDSETGEQVLTAPIRLREQTIGALNFRMPAGIELNNAQRDLLEGVLERLALAIENRQLFDQSEALARREVRANQIGQVLLSTTDLESVLSLAAENFNSALGAVQTRIRIQPQASKPALRSDSPSRHMDHAEEQA is encoded by the coding sequence ATGAACCGCACTTTGCGCACCATTTTTAACCTTCGGCACGACTATAACGATCCAATCGACCAGATACGAGCGCGTGGCCTTTTTATTTCTGCAATCTTGACCTGTATTCTGGTCATTATCTACGTTGGCATTCATCTGATTGATGTAATGCTTGGCGCGCCCCTGGTTATGGAGCGTGCCGCAACAGGGCTTGGCCTCCCGCTGGGCATCCTGATTCTGTTTTTGCTACAACGTGGGGATTTACGCATCGCCAGCCTGATCATGGTAGGCATCTTACTACTTTTTGGCGGCATCTCGACCCTGAACGGGGTTGATGACGCGGGTTCCAGCATGATCATCATCTCAATTGTGATGAGCAGCTTTTTATTCGGCCATGCAGGGACGCTCATCCTCACATTTATCGGGGTGAGCTTTATCGTTGTTGGCTCACAGTTCCCTATTCTCCCTCAGACGACCACGCTGGTGGACCAGCAGCACCTGCTGTTTGCCGCGATTGTCCTTGCCATTGCAAGCCTGATGCGTATCTTTGATACCTCTATGCAGCAATTTACACGCAAAGTCAGTGTGGGCCTTGCGGAAGCGGCAGCAACCAACCATGATATTGCAAATTACGACCTGCGCGAAGGCGAGCTCCCCCTGCTCCGCCTCGTTATTGAGCATATCGAGACAGACCTGCAATTCGACACGGCACAAATTTATCTTCTTGAGCCAGAGGGCGAGCAAGTAAAGCGCGTTGTACGTACGCTGAATATCCTGCAGACCACGACCCTACCCCTCACCTACATCAATAACACTGTTCTGGAAGCTGCTCGTGCCAAGCGAGCTGAAGTTATCAACCTGAGAGACCCTCTTGAGCGTAGTTCTCATCTGTTGGCGGGCATGCAAACAGCCATCATAGTGCCAATGTATAGCAACGATCAGTTCATCGGCCTTATTGATATACAGAGCCACTTATTGAACGCTCTCGATCGGTCGATGGTGGGCATCCTTCAGGTGATCGCAACACAGCTTGGGACCATGCTCCAGCACATGCGGATGATCCAAACCCTGGAGAACGACCTGGCAGAAGAAGAACATGTGGTGCTGCAACAGCGTTTGCAGTTGGATACCCTCCGTAAAGGGACGGGTAAGCAGCTGGCCTTTGCCCCCTTGAGCGAAGCCGCAGCAAGCCCCCAGGATGAGGTGATGGGGTTCGATATTATCGACGGCATGCTGCACACCGCCCCGGCAACGGACATTTCTGAAGAAATGCGCCAGGTACTGGACAAGAATGAGCTTTATATCACCCTGGACTCGGAAACGGGTGAACAGGTTCTGACAGCGCCCATCCGGCTGCGCGAGCAAACCATCGGCGCATTGAACTTCCGCATGCCGGCGGGCATCGAATTGAATAACGCACAGCGCGACTTGCTGGAAGGCGTGCTCGAACGTCTCGCCCTTGCCATTGAAAACAGACAGCTCTTTGATCAGAGTGAAGCATTGGCCCGCCGAGAAGTCAGGGCGAACCAGATCGGCCAGGTACTTTTGAGTACAACCGATCTTGAATCGGTCCTGTCACTTGCAGCGGAGAACTTCAACAGTGCCTTGGGTGCCGTACAAACGCGGATTCGCATCCAGCCGCAAGCAAGTAAGCCTGCTTTGCGCAGTGACAGCCCCTCGCGCCATATGGATCACGCAGAGGAACAAGCATGA